The genomic region TGTTGGAACAATTAACTGGACAACAACCTGTCTTTTCTAAAGCTAGATACACTGTTCGTTCCTTTGGTATTCGTCGTAATGAAAAAATTGCCGTACATTGTACAGTACGAGGTGCTAAAGCAGAAGAAATTCTGGAGCGTGGATTGAAGGTTATTAAGTACTATATTTTACTATTAATTCTAGTTACCCTTCCAATTATATAAGAACATTAAGTGACTTTAGGTTTACAATGAATGTTTCAAATGTTGATTATCACTATATGTTATCTAGCCATTGGAGATAAGTGTTTAATAATTGATTTTTATCATATTGTCACATACTAAAGAAGTCATGGATACTGCTGTAATGTGCACTCCATATGTATATGCCCTTTTTATTTTAAGGTACGAGAATACGAATTGAGGAAAGAAAACTTCTCTGGTACTGGAAACTTCGGTTTTGGTATTCAAGAACACATCGACTTAGGAATTAAGTATGACCCTAGCATTGGTATTTATGGTTTGGACTTCTACGTTGTACTTGGTCGACCAGGTATGTTTAACTACATTTATGTCATCTGATAATATTTATAAATAGTATGCACATTTATTGGCATCATAGTTACGACTGTTACAATTAAGTTGTATCTATATTTATGAACCATGTGCTAGAGGAAATACTTCATATTTGCAACTCATGCCCACTTCTTATACTGGGAGTGTTACTTAATTGAAGTTACAGTTTATATTAATAATCATAGTTTTTTaacatattgcattgcataatTATTtgctaaaatataatttttctcTGCAAAGGTTTCAACGTAGCCCACAGGAGAAGGAAAACTGGAAAAGTTGGTTTTCAACACAGACTTACTAAAGAAGATGCAATGAAATGGTTTCAACAGAAGTATGATGGTATTATCATAGCTGGAAAGAAGTAATATACATATTTTGTATCTTGCAATTCTTTcataaaatttttaaaaattaattatcTGTTTATTACAATTATCTCTTAATACCTTCATCATATTCTTTCTATTTATAAATACAGTATATAAGGAAAACACGCTTATAATAATATTGTTTAAATATTAATGATTCTGTAATttcataaaaaataataatactatGACCATCAAATCTAATTGCAACTATttagtaattaaatatttgttttATAAAACGTACCTGAATCTTAGCTTTTGGAATATATAATAGTTTCCTCGTTAATATAATAGGATAGAGTAGGTTGAGAAAACCATTTATCTAGGTATTTATGTATTGGAGTCggattttattaattattagcaTATCACATCACCAGAGTATTAAACATATAAACAGATTTTCTCATATAACTGTTATATAACCAGTACCATTGACAGCTGTTTTAACTGTTTTAGCATCTAATTTTTTTAGATAAATATTACACATACAGTAGACCGTGGATGTTCATATATTTTTAGGAAATTTAAATATGCAAACATAAATACAAAAATACGTCAAGCATTCAAAGTacaaattatatttaaaatgCCAATACATGTCTCGATTTAGGTTTTATTTCCTTAGAAATGTTTATGAAAGTGCGAATTCGCATAAACATTCACAATCCAATTATGAGGCTATTTATGAAAAACAGTTGTTTTAATATTACCGTATGTGAAAATACAAAAGACCTTGTTTTATTACTatatagttctattactttCTGTATATGGCCTATTTGTTTATATTAATTTCGACCTCCAGGAAATTAGGAATCAAAAATTTTAACATCCCAATGAAAAGATTTTATATTTTGTATGAACAcattctatatatatattaaaaagtGCAAACCAATattcaatatttatttaatcgCTATGTTTCATTTCTATAGTTTACCTCTGCCAACACCGCATAAAACAGAGTTACTAAGGGTATCGGAAAACTATAATGTGACACAAATTTAACCACTTAACATCTCCTAAGCAATTAAACAATTTGTAATGTCAACATTTATAACTGGCTAATACAATAATAATACTGGCTAATGCGATACTATGCAAGCAGTTtatctttgaaatatttttttggATTTCTAGTTTTTGGAACATGTTACAATAATACTCTCTTATTGTACCAGTAAATGATTGACATTGTTTTCTTAGACAATTTGTTTTCCGTTACCCTTAATTCTACATATATGAAAATAGAATTATAGTGAAACTTGAAGCAAACGTTACTTTCCTTTTTAAATGTATTATCTAAGTAATATTAGCATAATATGTAAGAGCAGTACATAATAGTAAAGCATACATTGTTTTGCTTTGCAAACTCTGATTTaggtttaataatttttttattattttgatGCATTTTTATTTTAGCCTACTACTATAAATAGAGTGAATCGTTCTAAAACATATGAAATAGAACTTTTAACATATAAATAAACgtgcatctcattttcatgtgaCGTCCATAAATAGTCGCAGTATAACTCTCATATCCGCTTAACTTGACATAAAAAGGCAACCTATTTTTCTCAGTCTCCAAATTGTTTCCTTATCTGGACGCCATTACGATCATTCTGATATAATTGAATATTCGTATATAATATAATCTTTAATAACAGCTAGACATATGCGTACATAAATTTGTACAATCTGCGTTTAGAAATTCAACTAGTTCTGTGTATACAGCTTACAATTAATCGAATATAAAACATATGCTATGATAAATAATACGCATATACATGTATCGTGCTTGCTTATcctaatattaattaattttcttttgcattcaaacaaataatatatacaCGTTATATGGCTATATATTTTCTCAATGATCGATATATTAAATGTATGTATGATTCGTGTATACAATTATTCACAATTACTTTTAGTATAACTTCCTTGGAGAGTTCCGTGTATGGAAACATTGATTCCTagaaaataatttacaattCCTCCCGAGGCCGCGATATATCTAATCTTTCACGATCATACAAAACATaacaaagaaagaagaaaaaaagaaaagaatagtACACATTGCGTTGAAAGAATTTGAAACATTAATATTGTAAATCTTTGTGTGCTCTTGAACGCCTAAgttttctatatttcaggaaCGCAGAAttgataatataatatatttaaacacGTTATCAAGTGGTAGCTCGTAGTTAAAAATTAATAAGGGGTGTTGTTCCAGAATAAACTACCTTCCTCTAATACGTCAGGATCAACACTGCGGAAGCGCCAGTGCTCTCCCTTCCTCGCGTGCAGCTTCCTATATGCGCATGCGCACAACAGCCATTTTCATATACTGCAGTATGGCTGCTGGTATTAAGCTTAAGGATCATATATTGTACAAGTATAAAGAACGGATTGAAGAAAAGATgttatattaaatgttatcgataATATCAAGCGGAATTAAGGGATGCTGCGGTTCCACAATGCCTACACGCGAGCTGCACAGAtatgcatatacatatatacatcttACATCGTCTCGTATTCCTGATTCAATTTATTTCTATAAATCAATTAAAGAATAAGCCGGCAAAATTGTTAAGAAAAAAGAAGACAGTTTGAACAATTTTCAGTCTCTAATTTACACATATTTGCAGCACAGTTTTctttacggagcaaaatatattaaaaacacGGATGCAGCACGTACGaacaaaatatttcaaacaggcGCAAGAGAAATAAATATTTCCAATGTATAACGTATAATAATACAAATCATAGAATGTTTTAACAAAATGGTAGGAACATATGTATATGGTGTTAATATGTTATCGTTAAAAAATCAGTCGGAATATAGAAAACAGAATTGTATAGTGGTTCGAaaccatttatatccttttcacAGCAAGATATACTTTAAAAATCAATTCAAACTTGCAATAATCAGTCTATTATGcgaaaataatatattttcgtataaatctgcaaaaggACTGTTTAAATGCATAaaattgaaattatatatatgtatacataaaatATACATCTCTTGTATTTGGTTTATTTGTTTATATACTTATACTTAAACAATAAAAAATCGTACCTCTATTACAATACATTTGAAAAAATAGAGTGAAAGTTTAAAATTATAAAGGAAATCTTCTACTTtttgtatagatataaatagaAAAagcaaattaatattttttttcagTTTTTAAAACGCGTCAACAGCGCGCTGCAACTGAACAATTATTAATAGTAATTTAATGATGATCTAAAAGGTTGTCACATCGTTTTTCCCATATTGGAAAAAGGTTCTGCCTGAACATTGACAAAAACTAAAGATAATATTTTTTACTTCTATGATATAAGAGAATATATTCATTAAATAAATTCTGAGTAATTATCTCGTTTCTTAACTTTCtcgttttatatttttaaaataaaattatactTTAATATTGcaagtatagtattcatttatcAACCGCCTGTACAAAACAATTGTACCATTTACATTATAAATAACAAGATCTTCAAATATATTGCAACGTACAAGGAAAATTTAACAAATTTATTTATGAATTATCGGGTTTGAGAAATATAAAagagtattagaagtctataaAAGGTGAAAATATGTTTCTCTCACAATGTACAATTAGTTTTACAAATTTACAGACTTAATTACATAGAGGATTTTCATTGTACGCCTACAATACATTTATATGTTCATGCATCAAATCTAATGAATAAATCAATCAAATAAGTTATATACATGCACTAGACCAGTTTGCTATAACATATAGCTGAAGTTACACATAACATAGAAACATATAGTTATTTAAAATACTGCATTGTAGCAACCAGAACCCACCCGGATACATTAATTAGTTTGCGAAAATGTAATACTTAATACATAAAATTACGCCAAATTACGGTTTCTTCTAGTGTGCCATTCAACTGCTAATCCTTCGTATAGAAACAGTAACTCTTGTCAAATTTTTAACAGTTGTTTTcattattaaaatagtaataataatgtgatttgcagtTCAAGTATAATATACATGCAGTTCTACTGTAGAATTAATTTGACAAAAAATCAGATATAAACGAAGAGATATCTCGTGCTTTAAAGAATGCAACAAGAATTTAACAGAATCTACTTTTATTAAATGCAAGCATTAATGTACATACTTTACCACTTACGCTCCTTTCTCGATTTACGTCTGCTACTTTGCAATTAATTAGCAGATAAGCACGGAATACGGTTGTATTACGAAAATTTATATACACGATCATTTTAaagagattattatttaactttTGTACGTTTAATTGTACTGCTGATTATAGTAAAAGAGTTAATATGCGAATAAAAAGCTTGTAACACGAGACATCCTATAGAAACTCTAATGTATCGTTAAATACGTAAATGTTCAGTCTTTGGAAATCTAATTAGTACCTGAGCGTACTGCGCGACTCTTCTTCTTCTGAAATCCTCgttaaagtaacaaaacttcaCCCCGAAGCTGGATCCGCACCGAGAAGTGTTTGCAAACAGAAACAGCAACGTATAAACTTCCAGATTTGATGTTTGCCAGAAAATATGGTCCGCGAATTGTTTGCAAGCTTTTTGTGAACAGCAATGCGGATCATTACTACGATATATGTAAGCATCTAATTAAAATACCCGTTTATATAAGAAACAGCATGCACAATACGTGTGTTTTGATACGTTGTATCGCTCACTATCGTGAATTAAAACGTAGAtatgttaattattaatattaactgCAATGTTGATATGTTACAGAGACAGTTGCAAACTTACATTATTTTTGCACATAAGTTTTAGATTTTCAAATCGTTTAGAACAGTTTTTGCAACAAACAAAATTAAGAGGATCCCTTGATATGTGTCACGCTGATTGATATTCGGTTTTTCTGATTTTTTTTCTACAGTAGAACAAAGAAAGACTTGTTGAaagacaatccacaatgaaaagcTAGCAATTAATGTATCACAGGTTTAGTTCAATTTAGGACTGTTTCTGTCATTCATAGCATCATTATTATATGGTTATACTTTTAATGTAATTTAATGCACTAAAATATATAAACGATGTGATATTTGTGAAAGTTGTTATACTAATTATTGAAAACCGAACGTTTGCTCATATTAAAAGTATGTAGTCCTGttttaaaaataaatgaaaaggACATAGATGTATATTCGTAAGAACGGGGAGAATGATAAATgctggtagtaataataagaaaATATAAGAGGCGATAAATTCTACGAATAGATAGAGTGTTAAATCTTAAGATAAATTGTTTGCATTTATAATTTATCGTTAAAAGTATTACGTTACGAATGAACTGTAAATGTGCGTgcataaattataaatataagctatagatattatatacacacataagtcattaagcaatacaatatgtaaatgaattatattatacattttttttttattttaagatTCCCGTGCAATGGAAAACTTTTCACGCTTTGGAGTCATTTCACGCAAATTGAATCAATTTTATATACTCGAATGAAATTGCAGGTTTAAGATAATTCATACAATTAAGAAATTCTCGATAATCAAAATGAGAAAAGACAAAGATCAGCGACTGTAAATGTTTTTTAAAGGAAATTTTCgcaaaaatataatttaaagaTTAGGAAAAATAATCATTTAAATACCCCTGCTATTCCATCTAATGTATATTTTAATTTCTAATAGAGAAGTGATCTATTTGTGGCGTGGAATGATCTCTTTGCATTCCTACAAAGAAATAACGACAAAAATAATTTATGCAGCATTGCACAGAATATAATGTTAGcataaatattaaattcatatcctaatatatatatattgaagaCCTAAAACAAAGGAATATGTAATTATTTTATACTAAACCATCGTTTAAATGAATACTTCAAGATACTATACCTTCGTGTAGTACGTTTCTAACTATATATCTGGAAAAGTTGCATTCCATTAAATGCCTACACCACACAAAATTACACAATTATGTAACgtgaagcaaaaaaaaaagatgatcTGGTTGTTACCAATTCTCATTTTCTTCATACAACAAACACATTTCTCAAACTAGTTCAAACATGTGTTATACAAGACGAATGAAATCGATAAAAataatagtatatatatatatcgatcTCTTTATCTTAACGTGTTTCAATCGTTCAACTACAGGGAGGGAACAAGTTAGCGAAGCACGTAATGTGGTATCATACCGAATTTTAAAGAAATCAAAGCTCTCATTGCTGGTTACAAAATAAATATAGTAATGGTACAATGCTGCTATGCTAACAAAAACGTGCAATTCACAGCTTACGCGCACTCTCGATCTGCATTTAACGTGCAGAGCAAAACGTAACAAAATTCTGTGATTTCTCTCTAAAAACTCTAGTGCTAGAATATTGCTAGAATATGCACTGTATGAAAAATAGTTTCCCGTGCTTGTAAGTTCCATACAGTATTCACTATATGTCGCTAGCGCCGGAAGAGTGGAACCTACCATTTAAAATTGCTCGACTAGACACATACTGGCGACATTTCATCGCCGACAATTTTGTCTTTAGCGTGCACACTTTCTATACATCTCTAAAATTCTAGAAGACTGTTTCGTTTGGCACTAATCGTGTCGTGCAATGTGTGCATTATCATAAATTTCCTCCCACGATCAGACATTTCTGTCGGCGACAAAACTTAACCGAGTTTACAGCCTTAACCGGAGGACACGCTTTCTTAAATGTTTGCTTTAAGTTAAACGGCTAAGTCGTCGAAAGAACGGGCAAGAATGTATTGGCATGTGCAGATGGTATTGTaatatttacattattattcaAGATAATACCGTTGTTGCGTTTTGCTCTGCACGCCTTGAACGGGTAAAGTTACGACATGGAACAGAATCCGATTAAAGTATAACTGGTACCTGGTCGTGTGCTTTTAAGTAAGAACTCGTAATAAAAGGAGGAACAGAGTAACGGGGTTCGTCCCAAGGTTCCGTGTCAATTTGCACTAAAATTTAATAGCTAGAAAGCTTTACAACGTGTTACTTTCTTGTTGATCGGTACATTTTATCAATATTGTGCTTTTCGGTTTCAGTGAATCCTAAAATGCTTTCAATAGCAGTCAGATGACGATGGTGATTCTCTTTGTCGGTTAGAAAATAGTAAATCGCCGATTTTAGGAACTGCAACGTGATTTCTGGATCAAGGGCACCTTGATTATTTCGTGCTTCTATGATACGTCGATACATTGCCTGTTGAATAAATTAGATTTGCTAATAACATTGTTAATCACTCTTTGTAAACGTTAACCTATGTTGTTTTAAGTTTTACACATTCCTTGGCAGGTGCTACTGTGAACATTAGATCCAGACATGGTGCGTCTAAGAACGAATCGTtaattatattatttctaaCCATCGGTGTAGACGTAAATTACTGAAAGTCACAAAGAAGTAGAGGAATTTATTGTACATAAAAAATTGTCGGGTGCAAGATTCATCTTttcgttcccttttttttctggATGTAATATCGTTGCAGTGATGTATGCAATGGTGTAAGCATATGACGCTTAAGCACGTGCAACCTTACGTTAACTGAAAGATAAGAGGCTGTTTCTTTCAAGTGCACAGAACAATAATCTCGTCGAAACTAATCCGAACTGCGTAATAATAGTAGGAACCAACTACGTATGTGCTTGAATAAACTGGCATGCAATCGCTGTGGTGAAACACCTTAATGAGTACATTCTCTCATGGATATGTTTATATAATACAAGTCGTAAATTAAGACACGTGAAACAAATTCTTCTCACTATTATAATTTAAAAGCTGTAACGACTATTTATTTTCAATCATTACCAAAGTGtagttaatatatatatatataatgtattataacTTCTTTCTAACAAGTTTATACTTCAATTGATACAGATAAAAAATAGTTCGCATTTATATAAGTGAAATATTGGAAATAGGTttcttttaaacaaaaataatGTTTAGAAGGGTTTCTGGCGTCTGGAAAGTTGACACTCCTTTTAacattctttcatttttccTGTTTACATTGATATTCAATATTTTGATGATATTTTTTCTTATATATGACGCGATGTATGATGTTTACATATTacaaaatgtaataataatgaTGTCAGAATATATGCCCACTATTTGGGATCGTAGTTGCTCGCATGTTCGGAAAAATAGAGTTTCGAGAATTGCTCGACCATGTCTGACTCGAGCTCACTTTACCATGTGTGCATTAAGGGTAGAAATGGAAAGAAACGGGCAATGTGAGTGAGACAGAATAGatagaataaattattaaaagaTCATCTAGaattattatgataaaaatCTATACATCCTGGTACTATTCCAGCAATTCAATACTAGTTGAATCACGTCGATAGATGATGTCGGGAGCTAGGAATTAGCTCAGGAATTAGTGACAACTAACGATCACACATACAACAGGCAAATTCCTGGTCACTTTGACTATTACCATCTGACTTTAAACACACAGTTAAGAAGTTAATAGCAAAATCGTACATATCTACATTATTTGTTTCTTATTTTTTGGTATTAATTTAATCGTTTCTATTATTAACCAGCATGCAATATAAATAACGAGCAATGTAAGCAACATGCAGAGTGACATAAATTAGATTGAACACCATCTCAAGGTTGCACATCGATATGTAAAGGAAAAATGAAGAATGTTTAAAGAAGTGTGTAACCTTTGAAACGCTAAAAGTCCTTCTCCTAAACACAATTTTCATCCAATAGAAACCTAGTTTCATTCTCCCGGTAGTTACGATAATTGTAATAAGAGTAGTAATACTGTTTATCAGAAAATTTTAGGGAAATTCTGCATAATCGAAGTATAAAATTGCTTTAAAAGcgtttaatatattatatatttagtaTAATTTTTAGTTGCTAAGTGTTAATTTGTGAAGAAGTTAGCCAATGTATTAATCGAAAGTGTATTAATACAGTTACTCACAAAATTG from Xylocopa sonorina isolate GNS202 chromosome 2, iyXylSono1_principal, whole genome shotgun sequence harbors:
- the Rpl11 gene encoding ribosomal protein L11 translates to MREVRIRKLCLNICVGESGDRLTRAAKVLEQLTGQQPVFSKARYTVRSFGIRRNEKIAVHCTVRGAKAEEILERGLKVREYELRKENFSGTGNFGFGIQEHIDLGIKYDPSIGIYGLDFYVVLGRPGFNVAHRRRKTGKVGFQHRLTKEDAMKWFQQKYDGIIIAGKK